The Sphingomonas sanxanigenens DSM 19645 = NX02 genome includes a region encoding these proteins:
- the treZ gene encoding malto-oligosyltrehalose trehalohydrolase translates to MNWGATLIAAARTRFRLWAPALDALTLEIDGQDGIAMAPAGDGWFEAEAPCGPGTRYRFRLPSGIAVPDPASRAQQDDVHGWSIVVDPGAYLWTEAAWRGRPWRETVIQECHTGVGGGFLGMIDLLPEIAATGFTAIELMPVAAFGGTRNWGYDGVLPYAPAAAYGAPDELRRLVDAAHAQGLMIFLDVVYNHFGPDGNYLSAYAPDFFRQDIATPWGGAIDFGKEPVARFFIENALYWLRDFRFDGLRFDAVHAIGDTGFLHRLAAEIREAIPDRHIHLVLENEHNDAPLLEASYDAQWNDDFHNVMHVLLTGEEYGYYRDFAGEPTAKLVRCLSEGFIYQGQGSPNQQGKPRGSSSGHLPPLRFVSFLQNHDQIGNRALGERLTVLADPARLRAAIGLLLLCPQIPLTFAGDSIGSRSPFLFFTDFHDDLADAVREGRRGEFSHFPGFTDPELRARIPDPNAPATFAASRPQPGADAADWQALYTDLLALRRAHIVPGLDHARALGAEAIGDKAVAARWQFPEGALTLAINLGDGPAAFTAPDAVPLTIIGTGVSDAGLAPASFAAWFVR, encoded by the coding sequence ATGAACTGGGGCGCGACGCTGATCGCGGCGGCGCGCACGCGCTTCCGCTTGTGGGCCCCCGCGCTCGATGCGCTGACGCTGGAGATCGACGGGCAGGACGGCATCGCGATGGCGCCCGCCGGCGATGGCTGGTTCGAAGCGGAGGCGCCGTGCGGTCCCGGCACGCGCTATCGCTTTCGTCTGCCCAGCGGCATCGCGGTGCCCGATCCGGCGTCGCGCGCGCAGCAGGACGACGTGCACGGCTGGAGCATCGTCGTCGATCCGGGCGCCTATCTCTGGACCGAGGCGGCGTGGCGTGGGCGGCCCTGGCGTGAGACGGTGATCCAGGAATGTCATACCGGCGTCGGCGGCGGTTTCCTGGGCATGATCGACCTGCTGCCGGAGATCGCCGCCACGGGCTTCACCGCGATCGAACTGATGCCGGTCGCGGCGTTCGGCGGCACGCGCAACTGGGGCTATGACGGCGTTCTGCCCTATGCGCCCGCCGCCGCCTATGGGGCGCCGGACGAGCTGCGCCGGCTGGTCGATGCCGCCCATGCGCAGGGGCTGATGATCTTCCTCGACGTGGTCTACAATCATTTCGGACCGGACGGGAATTACCTCTCCGCCTATGCGCCCGATTTCTTCCGGCAGGATATCGCCACGCCCTGGGGCGGGGCGATCGACTTCGGCAAGGAACCGGTCGCGCGCTTCTTCATCGAAAATGCGCTTTACTGGCTGCGCGACTTTCGCTTCGATGGGCTGCGTTTCGATGCCGTCCATGCGATCGGCGACACCGGCTTTCTCCACCGCCTCGCCGCCGAGATCCGGGAGGCGATCCCCGATCGCCATATCCATCTCGTGCTCGAGAACGAGCATAACGACGCGCCTTTGCTCGAAGCCAGCTATGACGCGCAGTGGAACGACGATTTCCACAATGTGATGCATGTGCTGCTGACGGGCGAGGAGTATGGCTATTATCGCGATTTCGCCGGGGAGCCGACCGCGAAGCTCGTCCGCTGCCTGTCCGAAGGCTTCATCTATCAGGGGCAGGGATCGCCGAACCAGCAGGGCAAGCCGCGTGGCTCATCGAGCGGCCATCTGCCGCCGCTGCGCTTCGTGAGCTTCCTTCAGAATCACGACCAGATCGGCAATCGCGCGCTCGGCGAGCGGCTCACCGTGCTGGCCGACCCCGCCCGGCTGCGCGCCGCGATCGGACTGCTGCTGCTGTGTCCGCAGATCCCGCTGACGTTCGCCGGCGACAGCATCGGATCGCGATCACCTTTCCTCTTCTTCACCGACTTCCATGACGACCTCGCCGATGCCGTGCGTGAGGGCCGGCGCGGCGAATTCTCGCACTTCCCCGGCTTCACCGATCCCGAACTGCGCGCGCGCATCCCCGATCCCAACGCGCCGGCCACCTTTGCCGCCTCGCGGCCGCAGCCGGGTGCGGACGCGGCGGACTGGCAGGCGCTCTACACCGATCTTCTCGCGCTGCGCCGCGCGCATATCGTCCCCGGCCTCGACCACGCCCGTGCGCTCGGCGCCGAGGCGATCGGCGACAAGGCGGTGGCGGCGCGCTGGCAGTTCCCTGAAGGCGCGTTGACCCTTGCGATCAACCTCGGCGACGGGCCCGCGGCCTTCACCGCGCCGGATGCGGTGCCGCTGACCATCATCGGCACCGGCGTCTCCGACGCGGGGCTCGCCCCGGCGAGCTTCGCGGCCTGGTTCGTCCGATGA
- the malQ gene encoding 4-alpha-glucanotransferase translates to MSDAKIVALAEAAGILIDWEDAGGVARRVTVETLRLVLTGLGLACGSDAQCAESMAWLRDAEASPCRIVDAGGRIEGLVGKGKLFLEDGSARDVDLDAAPMMTAPGYHRLEWSGGELAIIVAPRACHGLAPGSREWGVGAQIYALRDGNPFGDFATLTDFARSAADVGADAVMLSPVHALFTSDPSRYSPYSPSTRQFLNPWFAAVGEGWGGDLPTGPLIDWTAAVAAKLLALREVYAERGSDPAFGAYVAAADPALIGHARFEALHAHFLGLHGARGWQDWPEPYRRPDSPAVTAFAETRAEDVRFHLFLQWLADRSLAQAADAATDMRIGLVADLAVGLDAGGSHAWSRGDELMLGIGIGAPPDAFQAAGQNWGITSFSPFALKRLGYQPFIDLLRGTMRHMGGLRIDHALGLRRLWVVPTGASPLDGAYLRFPEQDLLRLIALESQRNQAIVVGEDLGVVPPGFRDMIAERGLLGMRVLPFERDRKGHFTASATWDAAAVAMTSTHDLPPIAGWWRERDIDWRAQLGAAGDRIAERADRARDRADLWRACVEAGAGEGDEPAADEPARAVDAAIAFAAAAPSAVLVVPVEDLSGLDEAPNLPGTVDEHPNWRRRLPADADTLFAQPDVAARIAAILTARPE, encoded by the coding sequence ATGAGCGACGCGAAGATCGTCGCGCTCGCCGAGGCTGCGGGCATCCTGATCGATTGGGAAGATGCCGGCGGCGTCGCCCGGCGCGTCACCGTGGAGACCTTGCGCCTCGTCCTCACCGGCCTCGGCCTCGCCTGCGGCAGCGACGCGCAATGCGCCGAGAGCATGGCGTGGCTGCGCGATGCGGAAGCCTCGCCCTGCCGCATCGTCGATGCCGGAGGGCGGATCGAGGGGCTGGTGGGGAAGGGGAAGCTGTTCCTCGAGGATGGCAGCGCGCGCGACGTCGATCTCGATGCTGCACCGATGATGACCGCGCCGGGCTATCACCGGCTCGAATGGAGCGGCGGCGAACTGGCGATCATCGTCGCGCCGCGCGCCTGCCATGGCCTGGCGCCGGGCAGCCGCGAATGGGGCGTGGGGGCGCAGATCTATGCGCTGCGCGATGGCAATCCGTTCGGCGACTTCGCCACGCTCACCGATTTCGCACGCAGCGCGGCGGACGTCGGCGCCGATGCGGTGATGCTGAGCCCGGTCCACGCGCTCTTCACCAGCGATCCGAGCCGCTACAGCCCCTATTCGCCCTCCACACGCCAGTTCCTCAACCCATGGTTCGCGGCGGTGGGCGAGGGCTGGGGCGGGGATCTGCCAACCGGCCCGTTGATCGACTGGACTGCCGCGGTCGCCGCCAAGCTGCTCGCGTTGCGCGAGGTCTATGCCGAGCGCGGGAGCGATCCGGCCTTCGGTGCCTATGTCGCCGCTGCCGATCCGGCGCTGATCGGCCACGCCCGTTTCGAGGCGCTCCATGCGCATTTCCTCGGCCTCCACGGCGCGCGCGGCTGGCAGGATTGGCCCGAACCCTATCGCCGTCCCGATTCCCCCGCGGTGACCGCCTTCGCCGAGACCCGCGCGGAGGACGTCCGCTTCCATCTTTTCCTGCAATGGCTTGCCGATCGTTCGCTGGCTCAGGCCGCGGACGCCGCCACGGACATGCGCATCGGCCTCGTCGCCGATCTTGCCGTCGGGCTCGACGCGGGCGGCAGCCATGCATGGAGCCGGGGCGACGAACTGATGCTGGGCATCGGCATCGGCGCGCCCCCTGACGCGTTCCAGGCCGCCGGGCAGAATTGGGGCATCACCAGCTTTTCGCCCTTTGCGCTCAAGCGGCTTGGCTATCAGCCCTTCATCGATCTGCTGCGCGGCACGATGCGCCATATGGGCGGGCTGCGCATCGATCATGCGCTGGGGCTGCGCCGCCTGTGGGTCGTGCCCACCGGCGCCAGCCCGCTCGACGGTGCCTATCTGCGCTTTCCCGAGCAGGATCTGTTGCGGCTGATCGCGCTGGAATCGCAACGCAACCAGGCGATCGTCGTCGGCGAGGATCTGGGCGTGGTGCCGCCGGGCTTCCGCGACATGATCGCCGAGCGCGGCCTGCTCGGCATGCGCGTTCTGCCCTTCGAGCGCGATCGCAAGGGCCACTTCACCGCCTCGGCGACATGGGATGCGGCGGCGGTCGCGATGACCAGCACCCACGATCTGCCACCCATCGCCGGCTGGTGGCGTGAGCGCGACATCGACTGGCGCGCGCAGCTGGGCGCCGCGGGCGACCGTATTGCCGAGCGCGCGGACCGCGCCCGTGACCGAGCCGACCTGTGGCGCGCCTGCGTCGAGGCGGGGGCAGGAGAGGGCGACGAGCCTGCCGCGGACGAACCCGCCCGCGCGGTCGACGCCGCCATCGCCTTCGCCGCCGCCGCGCCCAGCGCGGTGCTGGTGGTGCCGGTCGAGGATCTGTCCGGGCTGGACGAGGCGCCCAATCTGCCCGGCACGGTCGACGAGCATCCGAATTGGCGCCGCCGCCTGCCGGCCGACGCCGATACCCTGTTCGCGCAGCCCGACGTGGCCGCGCGCATCGCCGCTATCCTCACCGCGAGACCCGAATGA
- the treY gene encoding malto-oligosyltrehalose synthase has product MIPSATYRIQFHKGFPFGAAAELADYLADLGISHLYASPIGTARAGSTHGYDVVDPTAINPELGGEAGFRALAAALRTRGIGIILDIVPNHMAVGGTDNRWWLDVLEKGRKSAYARFFDIDWEPTGTLLAPFLGLPYWDALTSGALTLEPAGTAVVAHDTHRFPLRPEDQIALRGEEDLAGGYDGRTAEGAERLHALLERQHYRLAWWRTAADEINWRRFFDITELAGLRVEDEAVFEAVHALPLRLFAEGLIDGVRVDHVDGLADPGAYCRRLRAALEAARPDPGYFVVEKILGMHEALPADWVTDGTSGYDFMDQVSALLHAPAAEVPLATHWAALSGRSADFADEEHQARHEILERTFPGQLDAAVAAFHRLARAAPATRDVTAGMIRRAMIGLLVHFPAYRAYGQKHRLARVADAARTEAAPGEGALIDQLVDWMTSDVPEAADALRRFEQLSAPLAAKAVEDTAFYRYGRLLSRNDVGFHAARLSLEPAEFLADATARQRLFPVAMLTTATHDHKRGEDVRARLAAISERPEAWIAAASDWLRHPLAAEIDPADAYQILQTVVGAWPLDETQSDDFGPRVSAWSMKALREAKLRSSWSAPDEAYEAACAAYITGLLEDPALRADLAGFVDRIAPAGALNGIVQAILRCTAPGVPDCYQGTDLWDFSLVDPDNRRPVDYAARRPVAAFADMPAHLADWRSGRAKQALIAHLLNLRRRRPPLFTTGALEPLPVSGERADHILAFARRDGEAHLLVAVPIRSAAAVRADPALAIDPAWWGDTAIVADGEPLPVNALFAETPFAIRAIGF; this is encoded by the coding sequence ATGATCCCCAGCGCGACCTATCGCATCCAGTTCCACAAGGGCTTCCCGTTCGGCGCGGCCGCCGAACTGGCGGACTATCTGGCGGATCTGGGCATCAGCCATCTCTATGCCTCGCCGATCGGCACCGCGCGCGCGGGATCGACGCATGGCTATGATGTGGTCGATCCCACCGCGATCAATCCCGAACTCGGCGGCGAGGCGGGCTTCCGCGCGCTCGCGGCGGCGTTGCGCACGCGCGGCATCGGCATCATCCTGGATATCGTCCCCAACCATATGGCGGTGGGCGGCACCGACAATCGCTGGTGGCTCGATGTGCTCGAAAAGGGCCGGAAGAGCGCCTATGCGCGCTTCTTCGACATCGACTGGGAACCGACCGGAACGCTGCTCGCGCCTTTCCTCGGCCTGCCCTATTGGGACGCCCTGACCAGCGGCGCCCTGACGCTCGAACCCGCCGGCACCGCGGTGGTCGCGCACGATACGCACCGTTTCCCGCTCCGCCCCGAGGACCAGATTGCGTTGCGCGGCGAGGAGGATCTCGCCGGCGGTTATGACGGCCGCACCGCGGAGGGCGCCGAACGCCTCCATGCGCTGCTCGAACGCCAGCATTATCGCCTTGCCTGGTGGCGCACCGCCGCGGACGAGATCAACTGGCGCCGCTTCTTCGACATCACCGAGCTTGCTGGCCTGCGGGTGGAGGATGAGGCGGTGTTCGAGGCGGTCCACGCGCTGCCCTTGCGCCTTTTTGCAGAGGGGCTGATCGACGGCGTCCGCGTCGACCATGTCGATGGCCTCGCCGATCCCGGCGCCTATTGCCGGCGCCTCCGCGCCGCGCTCGAGGCGGCGCGGCCAGATCCCGGCTATTTCGTCGTCGAAAAGATATTGGGCATGCATGAAGCGCTGCCCGCCGACTGGGTGACCGACGGCACCAGCGGCTATGACTTCATGGATCAGGTCTCGGCGCTGCTCCACGCCCCCGCCGCAGAGGTGCCGCTGGCGACGCACTGGGCCGCGCTCAGCGGGCGCTCCGCCGACTTCGCCGACGAGGAGCATCAGGCGCGTCACGAGATCCTCGAACGCACCTTCCCGGGCCAGTTGGACGCGGCGGTGGCGGCGTTCCACCGCCTCGCCCGCGCCGCCCCCGCGACGCGCGACGTCACTGCGGGAATGATCCGCCGCGCGATGATCGGCCTGCTCGTCCACTTCCCGGCCTATCGCGCCTATGGTCAAAAGCATCGGCTGGCCCGCGTCGCCGATGCCGCGCGCACCGAAGCCGCGCCGGGCGAGGGCGCCTTGATCGACCAACTCGTCGACTGGATGACCAGCGACGTTCCGGAAGCCGCCGACGCGCTCCGCCGCTTCGAGCAACTCAGCGCCCCGCTCGCCGCCAAGGCGGTGGAGGATACCGCCTTCTACCGCTACGGTCGGCTGCTTTCGCGCAACGACGTCGGCTTCCACGCCGCACGGCTGTCGCTGGAGCCCGCCGAATTCCTCGCCGACGCCACCGCCCGCCAGCGCCTTTTCCCCGTGGCGATGCTCACCACCGCGACGCATGATCACAAGCGCGGCGAGGATGTCCGCGCCCGCCTCGCCGCGATCAGCGAGCGGCCCGAAGCATGGATCGCCGCCGCGTCGGACTGGTTGCGCCACCCGCTCGCTGCCGAGATCGATCCCGCCGATGCCTATCAGATCCTCCAGACCGTCGTCGGTGCCTGGCCGCTCGACGAGACGCAGTCGGACGATTTCGGCCCGCGCGTATCCGCCTGGTCGATGAAGGCGTTGCGCGAAGCCAAGCTGCGGTCCTCATGGAGTGCGCCCGACGAAGCCTATGAGGCGGCCTGCGCTGCCTACATCACCGGCCTGCTGGAAGACCCCGCGCTTCGGGCCGACCTTGCCGGCTTCGTCGATCGGATCGCACCGGCGGGCGCGCTCAACGGCATCGTTCAGGCGATCCTGCGCTGCACGGCGCCGGGCGTGCCCGATTGCTACCAGGGCACCGACCTGTGGGATTTCAGCCTCGTCGACCCCGACAATCGCCGCCCTGTCGACTATGCGGCGCGCCGGCCCGTCGCCGCTTTCGCGGATATGCCCGCGCATCTTGCGGACTGGCGCAGCGGCCGCGCCAAACAAGCGTTGATCGCGCATCTGCTGAACCTGCGCCGCCGTCGTCCGCCGCTGTTCACCACCGGCGCGCTCGAACCCCTGCCGGTTTCCGGCGAGCGTGCCGACCATATACTGGCGTTCGCACGGAGGGACGGTGAGGCGCATCTGCTCGTCGCCGTGCCCATCCGCAGTGCCGCCGCCGTGCGCGCCGATCCAGCGCTCGCGATCGACCCCGCATGGTGGGGCGATACCGCGATCGTGGCCGACGGGGAGCCGCTGCCGGTGAACGCCCTGTTCGCCGAAACGCCGTTCGCGATTCGCGCGATCGGTTTCTGA
- a CDS encoding HU family DNA-binding protein has protein sequence MNNADLAERLAADHGLTKADARKYVDGILAAIVDAAAAGQEVSLNGFGKFKLKETAAREGRNPATGATIQIAAAKKLTFAPAKAVKDKLNG, from the coding sequence ATGAACAATGCCGATCTCGCCGAGCGCCTTGCCGCGGACCATGGCCTGACCAAGGCTGATGCCCGCAAGTATGTTGACGGCATCCTCGCTGCCATCGTCGATGCGGCTGCCGCTGGCCAGGAAGTCTCGCTGAACGGCTTCGGCAAGTTCAAGCTCAAGGAAACCGCCGCCCGTGAAGGCCGCAACCCGGCCACCGGCGCGACGATCCAGATCGCGGCCGCCAAGAAGCTGACCTTCGCCCCCGCCAAGGCGGTCAAGGACAAGCTGAACGGCTGA
- a CDS encoding CGNR zinc finger domain-containing protein translates to MIDSSPLPDRVAGDIALDLANTIHRRGTPCVVDHLGDADAILRWAAAAGVVDPGFSVAPLKRQALLATVHRLRGAVISAGTAIADGNPPPAPALDAIREIAARSLAGATLEGSPARLGFIGADRLLGPLAWAALDLLRGDELGRLKRCEAEDCRWLFLDRSRNGSRRWCDTATCGAAHAKRANADDALVQTPPEAGDATHQERAADTGRWQPRWSRAARKRR, encoded by the coding sequence GTGATCGACAGTTCCCCACTTCCCGATCGCGTGGCCGGCGATATTGCACTCGATCTGGCTAACACGATCCACCGCCGTGGCACGCCGTGCGTGGTCGATCATCTCGGTGATGCCGATGCGATCCTGCGCTGGGCGGCGGCGGCGGGAGTCGTCGATCCCGGCTTTTCGGTGGCACCGCTCAAGCGCCAGGCGCTGCTTGCCACCGTCCACCGTTTGCGCGGCGCGGTGATCAGCGCGGGCACCGCCATCGCCGACGGCAATCCGCCGCCCGCACCGGCGCTCGACGCCATCCGGGAGATCGCCGCGCGCAGCCTCGCCGGCGCCACCTTGGAAGGCTCGCCCGCGCGCCTCGGCTTCATCGGCGCGGACCGCTTGCTGGGGCCGCTCGCCTGGGCCGCGCTCGACCTGCTGCGCGGCGACGAACTCGGCCGGCTGAAGCGATGCGAGGCGGAGGACTGCCGCTGGCTGTTTCTCGACCGCAGCCGCAACGGATCCCGCCGCTGGTGCGACACCGCTACCTGCGGCGCTGCCCACGCCAAGCGCGCCAACGCCGACGATGCCCTCGTACAAACGCCCCCGGAAGCCGGCGATGCGACCCATCAGGAACGCGCCGCCGACACCGGTCGCTGGCAACCCCGCTGGAGCCGCGCCGCCCGCAAACGGCGCTGA
- a CDS encoding alpha-ketoglutarate-dependent dioxygenase AlkB: MGTLDARKRHDRRSIPQIERHARMFHICSMPHSNPSPTLPDLFNTPVIAGLTSYAAFLDPSEERALIRAIDDARLTPFRFQQWTGKRLTRSYGPSYDFQTGRLDPADPVPDWLRPFADRAADICGLPRASIEQALLIRYDPGAGIGWHKDRPAYEHVIGLSLGAPATMRLRRRDGAGWQRRTLELVPRGLYRLSGEARHMWEHSIAGVGERRYAVTLRSLAGDMIPTRSTETRP, translated from the coding sequence GTGGGTACGCTCGACGCACGAAAACGGCATGATCGCCGATCAATACCGCAGATTGAACGGCATGCTCGCATGTTCCATATATGTTCCATGCCGCACTCGAACCCCTCGCCCACGCTTCCCGACCTGTTCAACACCCCCGTCATCGCCGGCTTGACCAGCTATGCCGCCTTCCTCGACCCGTCCGAGGAACGCGCCCTGATCCGCGCGATCGACGACGCCCGCCTCACCCCGTTCCGTTTCCAGCAATGGACCGGCAAGCGCCTGACCCGGAGCTACGGCCCCTCCTACGATTTCCAGACCGGCCGCCTTGATCCCGCTGACCCTGTCCCGGACTGGCTCCGGCCCTTCGCCGACCGCGCCGCCGACATTTGCGGCCTGCCGCGCGCATCGATCGAGCAGGCGCTGCTGATCCGGTACGACCCCGGCGCCGGCATCGGCTGGCACAAGGATCGCCCGGCCTATGAGCATGTCATCGGCCTCTCCCTGGGCGCGCCAGCGACGATGCGCCTGCGTCGCCGCGACGGTGCGGGCTGGCAGCGCCGGACGTTAGAGTTGGTGCCGCGAGGCTTGTATCGACTCTCCGGTGAGGCGCGCCACATGTGGGAACATAGCATCGCCGGGGTGGGGGAGAGGCGGTATGCGGTGACGTTGCGCAGTTTGGCAGGGGACATGATTCCCACGCGATCGACGGAAACGCGGCCGTGA
- a CDS encoding TolC family protein: MIRHLVLLSLLLGSASVPAAGQQVAQLAPAPTTAPLTLDEVLRASARAAPQIVEALARVRVAEGRALTAAGAFDTVFEVEGRSRTLGYYDGTNLGGRATRPLGDNGGYLYGGYRASRGSFPVYEEENYTSRLGEMKVGALYALLRDRLVDERRTRRTLAAGDIDIARFEREAVAIGVQRRAVDAYQNWVAAGLRLRAYRDLLELSERRRSGLSRQVELGARPEILLAENDQNLVRRRALVVRAEGDFQAAANALSLYYRNEAGEPVIVGPDRLPSRLDALAGVTAAAQDGFAQRRPDLQTLLARIDQGAARLALAENELRPRLDLRGEVGKDVGEEAPGGRSRNELEAIVGFRFSVPLQNRAARGKVAEARAEIDALQARSRFLRDQIAVEVDGITIGVGAAERLATIAEQERQLAERLAAAERRRFELGSSDFFLVNQREETATDARVRLIDAQARIAAARAELAAATADRLALGLEP; the protein is encoded by the coding sequence ATGATCCGACACCTTGTCCTGCTTTCGCTGCTGCTCGGGTCCGCATCGGTCCCCGCGGCCGGCCAACAGGTGGCGCAGCTTGCCCCGGCGCCGACGACCGCGCCGCTGACGTTGGACGAGGTGTTGCGCGCGTCCGCCCGCGCCGCGCCCCAGATCGTCGAGGCTTTGGCGCGCGTTCGCGTGGCAGAGGGCCGCGCCCTGACCGCCGCCGGCGCATTCGACACGGTGTTCGAGGTGGAGGGTCGCTCGCGCACGCTTGGCTATTATGACGGCACCAACCTCGGCGGACGCGCGACCCGGCCCTTGGGTGACAATGGTGGCTATCTCTATGGCGGCTACCGCGCGAGCCGCGGCAGCTTCCCCGTCTATGAGGAAGAGAACTACACCAGCCGCCTCGGCGAAATGAAGGTCGGCGCGCTCTACGCGCTCCTCCGCGATCGGCTGGTCGACGAACGCCGCACCCGGCGTACGCTGGCGGCCGGCGACATCGACATCGCCCGGTTCGAGCGCGAGGCGGTGGCGATCGGCGTCCAGCGTCGGGCTGTGGATGCCTACCAGAACTGGGTGGCGGCTGGATTGCGCCTGCGTGCCTATCGCGACCTGCTGGAACTGTCCGAAAGACGCCGGAGCGGACTGTCCCGCCAGGTGGAACTCGGCGCGCGTCCGGAAATCCTTCTGGCGGAAAACGACCAGAATCTCGTGCGCCGCCGCGCGCTGGTGGTCCGCGCCGAGGGTGACTTTCAGGCCGCGGCCAACGCGCTGTCGCTCTATTATCGCAATGAGGCCGGTGAACCGGTGATTGTCGGGCCCGATCGCCTCCCAAGCAGGCTCGACGCCCTGGCCGGCGTAACCGCCGCAGCGCAAGACGGGTTCGCCCAGCGGCGGCCCGATCTCCAGACGCTCCTCGCCCGCATCGATCAGGGCGCCGCGCGCCTGGCGCTGGCCGAGAACGAACTCCGGCCACGGCTCGACCTTCGCGGCGAGGTGGGCAAGGATGTGGGCGAAGAGGCCCCCGGCGGCCGGTCGCGCAACGAACTCGAGGCCATCGTCGGGTTTCGTTTTTCGGTGCCGCTCCAGAACCGTGCCGCGCGCGGCAAAGTTGCGGAGGCCCGCGCCGAAATCGACGCACTCCAGGCGCGCAGCCGCTTTTTGCGTGACCAGATCGCAGTGGAGGTCGATGGCATCACCATCGGCGTCGGCGCGGCCGAGCGCCTGGCAACCATCGCCGAACAGGAACGCCAACTCGCCGAACGCCTTGCCGCCGCCGAACGTCGCCGGTTCGAGCTGGGCTCCAGCGACTTCTTCCTGGTCAATCAGCGTGAAGAGACGGCAACGGATGCGCGGGTCCGGCTCATCGATGCGCAAGCACGGATCGCAGCGGCGCGTGCCGAACTTGCGGCCGCAACCGCCGATCGACTGGCTTTGGGACTGGAGCCTTGA
- a CDS encoding efflux RND transporter periplasmic adaptor subunit: protein MPYRPEHLAHFRTLASLKPPRVGIGIAWLVALGVAAAVAILFFVPWLQTAQGQGQVVALDPGDRAQEITALVPGRVERWYVQDGQHVNKGDPIARVVDLDPNLLSRLAAERAQVEAEIAAVRQAQAVAGIDVGRTRQLLAEGLAARRDYEQAQIKVAEAAAKLAESRAKLNRIDVQLNRQSAQLVRAPRDGRVQSLNAAAGGALVSAGTTLAVIAPERVERAVELLIDGRDVPLLRPGRPVRLEFEGWPAIQFSGWPSIAYGYFDGRVRTIDAAANAQGLIRILIEPAPGKPAWPDRRYVRLGGKVQGWVQGETVAVGYELWRQLNDFPLEFGQVAAGKDGMPAEDEDKVAAKAGKPK, encoded by the coding sequence ATGCCGTACCGGCCTGAACATCTGGCGCACTTCCGCACGCTCGCGTCGCTCAAGCCGCCGCGCGTCGGCATCGGCATCGCGTGGCTCGTCGCCTTGGGCGTCGCCGCCGCCGTCGCGATCCTGTTCTTCGTGCCATGGCTCCAGACAGCGCAGGGGCAAGGCCAGGTCGTCGCGCTCGATCCGGGGGACCGCGCCCAGGAAATTACCGCGCTGGTGCCCGGGCGCGTCGAGCGCTGGTATGTTCAGGATGGCCAGCATGTGAACAAAGGTGACCCGATCGCGCGGGTGGTCGATCTCGACCCGAACCTCCTGTCACGCCTCGCAGCCGAGCGCGCGCAGGTCGAAGCCGAGATCGCGGCGGTGCGCCAGGCGCAGGCCGTCGCCGGGATCGACGTCGGCCGCACGCGCCAGCTCCTTGCCGAAGGGCTTGCGGCGCGGCGCGACTATGAGCAGGCGCAGATCAAGGTCGCCGAGGCCGCCGCGAAGCTGGCGGAATCGCGCGCGAAGCTCAATCGCATCGACGTTCAGCTCAATCGCCAGTCGGCGCAGTTGGTGCGGGCGCCGCGTGACGGGCGTGTCCAAAGCCTCAATGCGGCCGCGGGCGGCGCACTGGTCTCGGCCGGCACGACGTTGGCGGTGATCGCGCCGGAACGCGTCGAGCGCGCGGTGGAACTGCTGATCGATGGCCGCGACGTGCCGTTGCTGCGGCCGGGGCGGCCCGTGCGGCTGGAATTCGAAGGCTGGCCGGCAATCCAGTTCAGCGGATGGCCATCCATCGCCTACGGCTACTTCGACGGGCGCGTGCGGACCATCGACGCCGCTGCCAATGCGCAGGGCCTGATCCGTATCCTGATCGAGCCCGCACCCGGCAAGCCCGCCTGGCCGGACCGCCGCTATGTCCGGCTCGGCGGCAAGGTGCAGGGCTGGGTGCAGGGCGAGACCGTGGCGGTCGGCTATGAGCTTTGGCGCCAGTTGAACGATTTCCCGCTCGAGTTCGGCCAGGTTGCGGCGGGGAAGGACGGCATGCCGGCGGAGGATGAGGACAAGGTGGCCGCCAAGGCAGGAAAGCCGAAATGA